A section of the Methanofollis sp. UBA420 genome encodes:
- the thpR gene encoding RNA 2',3'-cyclic phosphodiesterase has product MVRAFVAIELSDEVRESLRAAQDRLRMSTARLSLVDPALAHITLKFLGEVEQEKVGAVEDALRGVRGRPYALTVGGVGGNNPRRPRVVWCAADDGGETARLADMVEKALGPLGFPREKRAFTPHVTLARVKEFDPSLIEAIQDLAATGMGTCTINRIVLKKSTLTPKGPVYETLLEVPLGEE; this is encoded by the coding sequence ATGGTGCGGGCTTTTGTCGCGATCGAACTCTCTGACGAGGTCAGGGAGAGCCTGCGCGCGGCGCAGGACCGGCTCCGCATGAGCACGGCCAGGCTGAGCCTGGTGGACCCGGCGCTGGCGCACATCACGCTCAAGTTCCTCGGCGAGGTGGAACAGGAGAAGGTCGGGGCCGTGGAGGACGCCCTGCGCGGCGTGCGGGGGAGGCCGTACGCCCTGACGGTCGGCGGCGTCGGCGGGAACAACCCCAGGCGGCCGCGGGTCGTCTGGTGCGCGGCGGATGACGGCGGAGAGACCGCACGTCTGGCCGACATGGTCGAAAAGGCCCTCGGTCCTCTCGGTTTCCCACGGGAGAAGCGGGCCTTCACGCCCCATGTCACCCTGGCGCGGGTGAAGGAGTTCGATCCGTCCCTGATCGAGGCAATTCAGGACCTTGCCGCGACCGGGATGGGCACCTGCACGATCAACCGTATCGTCCTGAAAAAATCGACCCTGACGCCGAAAGGCCCGGTCTACGAGACTCTGCTGGAGGTGCCTCTCGGTGAGGAATAA
- a CDS encoding P-II family nitrogen regulator → MKKIEAVIRPTKFEDVKSALEAIGMVSMTVSEVKGRGEQKGVRQQWRGAEYVVDFFPKTRIEMVVPDEKVDEVVAVIVGAAKTGQIGDGKIFVIPVERVIRVRTGEEGEAALR, encoded by the coding sequence ATGAAAAAGATCGAAGCGGTCATCAGGCCGACAAAGTTCGAGGACGTCAAGTCCGCCCTCGAAGCCATCGGGATGGTATCCATGACCGTCTCCGAGGTGAAGGGGCGGGGCGAACAGAAGGGCGTCAGGCAGCAGTGGCGCGGCGCCGAGTATGTCGTCGACTTCTTCCCGAAGACCAGGATCGAGATGGTCGTCCCTGACGAGAAGGTGGACGAGGTCGTCGCCGTGATCGTGGGGGCCGCAAAGACTGGCCAGATCGGCGACGGCAAGATCTTCGTCATACCGGTCGAACGCGTGATCAGGGTTCGGACCGGAGAGGAGGGCGAAGCAGCCCTCCGATAA
- a CDS encoding ammonium transporter — MYVGKNILALLVVACLGLCAVPALAADPDGTATLEEDPGTALDFIWVLVCGFMVMFMQAGFSMVETGFTRAKNAANIMMKNLMDFSVGALAYWAVGFAVMYGTMEGMNWLFGWSGFFLLGDAYDVTTIESWFFQMVFAATAATIVSGSVSERCKFSTYVIASAVITAVIYPVYGHWIWGGGWLAGLGALDFAGSGVVHALGGWLALAGALLLGPRIGKYAKDGTPRAIPGHSVTLGILGVFVLWFGWYGFNCGSTLAADSLRISVIAANTTLAAAASLVTAMLATWAWHGKPDVSMSGNAAIGGLVAITAGCAWVSPQLSVLIGIVAGLLVVAGVWFLDWVLHVDDPVGAIAVHGFNGAWGLLALGLFADGTYGGVTGLLYGNVGFFAVQALSVAVSFVWAFGTGLILFGLLKATVGIRVSAAEELQGLDIGEHGMSAYPNFVATEPATEVER; from the coding sequence ATGTATGTGGGAAAAAACATTCTGGCGCTTCTGGTCGTCGCCTGTCTGGGACTCTGTGCGGTCCCTGCCCTGGCAGCAGACCCCGACGGGACGGCGACTCTTGAGGAGGATCCGGGAACGGCCCTCGACTTCATCTGGGTCCTCGTCTGCGGGTTCATGGTCATGTTCATGCAGGCAGGGTTCTCCATGGTCGAGACCGGGTTTACCAGGGCGAAGAACGCGGCGAACATCATGATGAAGAACCTGATGGACTTCTCCGTCGGCGCCCTCGCCTACTGGGCTGTCGGTTTTGCCGTCATGTACGGCACGATGGAGGGCATGAACTGGCTCTTCGGCTGGTCGGGATTCTTCCTGCTCGGCGACGCCTATGATGTCACCACCATCGAGTCCTGGTTCTTCCAGATGGTCTTTGCGGCGACCGCCGCCACGATCGTCTCGGGTTCCGTCTCAGAAAGGTGCAAGTTCTCGACCTACGTCATCGCCAGCGCCGTGATCACGGCCGTGATCTACCCGGTCTACGGTCACTGGATCTGGGGTGGCGGCTGGCTTGCGGGGCTTGGCGCCCTCGACTTCGCGGGTTCGGGCGTGGTCCACGCCCTCGGCGGCTGGCTCGCCCTGGCCGGTGCACTCCTGCTCGGCCCCCGCATCGGGAAGTATGCAAAGGACGGCACGCCCCGTGCGATCCCCGGCCACTCGGTGACCCTGGGCATCCTGGGTGTATTCGTGCTCTGGTTCGGGTGGTACGGCTTCAACTGCGGTTCGACACTCGCTGCGGACAGCCTCAGGATCTCGGTCATTGCGGCAAACACCACACTGGCTGCGGCAGCGTCTCTCGTCACCGCCATGCTTGCCACCTGGGCCTGGCACGGCAAACCCGATGTCTCGATGTCGGGCAACGCGGCGATCGGCGGCCTTGTCGCCATCACCGCCGGGTGTGCCTGGGTGAGCCCGCAGCTCTCGGTGCTGATCGGCATCGTCGCCGGTCTCCTGGTGGTTGCCGGCGTCTGGTTCCTGGACTGGGTTCTCCATGTCGACGACCCGGTCGGTGCGATCGCGGTCCACGGCTTCAACGGCGCCTGGGGCCTCCTGGCCCTCGGCCTCTTCGCCGACGGCACCTATGGCGGCGTGACCGGCCTCCTGTACGGCAATGTGGGGTTCTTTGCCGTGCAGGCGCTCTCGGTTGCAGTCAGCTTCGTCTGGGCCTTCGGCACAGGTCTTATCCTCTTCGGCCTCCTGAAGGCGACCGTGGGCATACGGGTCTCGGCAGCCGAGGAACTCCAGGGTCTTGACATCGGTGAGCACGGGATGTCGGCGTACCCGAACTTCGTGGCCACAGAGCCTGCGACAGAGGTGGAGCGATGA
- a CDS encoding DUF1786 domain-containing protein: MSDRRILAIDVGRGTQDVLLYDPGQPVENSVKLVLPSPTVVVGTAIREAARSDRAVHLEGRCMGGGGTVMAVQKALAAGVPVSATPAAALTIHDDPDRVRALGVVITETAPAGAVTVRTADYMEAELRSALSLFGVPYPERIAIAVQDHGFAPKTSNRIHRFAVFLDLLEKGDWDLFALAPDPPHPSMSRMRAVLEGAPGALITDTGPVAAIGTLLDPRVAEMAEKGVTLVNAGNGHTLAFTLKGGRVCGIFEHHTSSLDPEKLKLYLRKLQEGTLTNEEIFEDGGHGAAVREATGATPVAVTGPNRMRLLPDACQASPFGDMMLTGCFGLLEVWKRRRGGI, translated from the coding sequence GTGAGCGACCGCCGCATTCTTGCGATCGACGTGGGCCGGGGGACACAGGACGTCCTCCTGTATGACCCCGGTCAACCGGTCGAGAATTCGGTGAAACTCGTCCTCCCCTCCCCGACGGTCGTCGTCGGCACCGCCATCCGCGAGGCCGCACGCTCGGATCGTGCCGTCCACCTGGAAGGCAGGTGCATGGGCGGCGGCGGGACTGTCATGGCCGTGCAGAAGGCCCTTGCCGCCGGGGTCCCTGTCAGTGCCACCCCTGCGGCGGCGCTCACCATCCACGACGATCCCGACCGCGTGCGGGCGCTCGGCGTCGTCATCACCGAGACGGCGCCGGCGGGTGCGGTGACGGTGCGGACGGCCGACTACATGGAAGCCGAACTGCGGTCGGCCCTCTCCCTCTTTGGCGTGCCCTATCCGGAAAGGATCGCGATCGCGGTGCAGGACCATGGCTTCGCGCCGAAGACCTCCAATCGCATCCACCGCTTTGCGGTCTTCCTGGATCTGCTGGAGAAAGGGGACTGGGACCTCTTCGCCCTTGCCCCCGACCCGCCGCACCCCTCGATGTCCCGGATGCGGGCGGTCCTCGAAGGCGCCCCCGGCGCCCTCATCACCGACACGGGCCCAGTGGCGGCGATCGGGACTCTCCTCGACCCCCGGGTGGCCGAAATGGCCGAAAAAGGTGTGACTCTTGTGAACGCCGGCAACGGCCACACCCTCGCCTTCACCCTGAAGGGCGGCCGCGTCTGCGGTATCTTCGAGCACCACACCTCCTCTCTCGACCCGGAAAAACTGAAACTGTACCTCAGGAAACTCCAGGAGGGTACCCTCACGAACGAAGAGATCTTCGAGGACGGCGGGCACGGCGCCGCGGTCAGGGAGGCGACGGGCGCGACCCCGGTCGCCGTCACCGGCCCGAACAGGATGCGTCTCCTGCCCGACGCGTGCCAGGCGTCGCCCTTCGGAGACATGATGCTCACCGGGTGTTTCGGTCTCCTCGAAGTCTGGAAGAGGAGGCGGGGCGGGATCTGA
- the nrdD gene encoding anaerobic ribonucleoside-triphosphate reductase, with protein sequence MPGKNSPGSSPSRQATLDGVFLPPLPKVRSSEGHIFEWDRSKIIAQIEKETKLVEDFYGYGGATSEQAGEIAKEVEERIRKLGLRSLSGPLIREIVNMTFLEKGMVQYRNVCTRVGTPVFDAHLIDVGRGFEAHDNANLQENAETSHKKKADKISKEQYLLQLPPELADRHLAGDLHIHDLEYFGTRPFCLDGSTVVPFRVSGRHLTMRLDELPLDGDAYLPADLAALTPQGYRSVQKVTRRLVGEGEMLRIRTATGKTLRVTREHRIPVLADGTMQITKAGEVQEGDLLYGPDETLSLRGESVDTVDLIRELSASVPPEYLKTVSVRGARPIFDRLSEAEGSYTGISRALGIEHHKEWFTRGTMPLTVFRKLCDHYGVVDYSDLRVGVAGSEHDLPAVLPVTPALCRLLGFFVSEGNYDVVPGSTYNLAITENHQSEAVFADVRAVLGGYATLSGGTPDVTEIYGVRVEHDRAMQVYFGGKLGWLLFRYVFAIPEGSAKKRLPWLVWHLDDALLTEFLSALFTGDGSAYYRPEKSDCIVNYTTVSASLRQELSLLLSSLGMHPQVVELYAEEDRTTLYRLQLNGSANIRTFAKWARFLDDRQEHVDRFCAAVNPIARTPRNEEVVAIGEVAPSGEYVYDLFLDGDGSEESHTFYASDGLLVHNCQDWDLRYFFYYGLMPDGNGTKASVAGPAKRAEVAVLHAVKALGSAQTNFAGGQGYYNFLTFLSPYLEGMEYGEMKQLMQMFVYEMTQMMVARGGQLVFSSVQLSPGVPTLWRDKPCVYKGKVWDGTQAPLRTYGEFEREVRLLFKALIEVMLEGDYWGKPFSFPKPEISIEPDFMEEDEEFNRQHPDLPTYRDLYLLTFELASKFGTPYYDNQLPPYRGAGKGISCYQCCAYQFSSTIEKDDSFEDKLYFRDAKHFSMGSWQVVSVNCPRAAYRAEGDDERLFAELKALMDVAAEVFQIKRRWMETIRTNGRMPFAMQRPKDPNTGERGAVAVDLDSLVYTIGVVGVNEMVQHHTGQQIHESKKAFKLAVRAMTEMELHAREISEKTGMTLALARTPAETTGQRFAVADMLDDHFREAALAVMQGDVETAVADCGNTRDLPVYYTNGTHVAPGADVPLTKRMEIEHVFFPIVDGGNIFHIWLGEARPDPRGLYDMAMNLCRKTQIGYFAFTRDLTVSLKRFREYNGEPLTKGKLGV encoded by the coding sequence ATGCCCGGAAAGAACAGTCCCGGGTCCTCCCCGTCACGGCAGGCGACCCTTGACGGTGTCTTCCTCCCCCCTCTCCCGAAGGTCAGGTCATCTGAGGGCCATATCTTCGAGTGGGACAGGTCGAAGATCATCGCCCAGATCGAGAAGGAGACAAAACTGGTCGAGGACTTCTACGGCTACGGCGGGGCGACGTCCGAGCAGGCCGGGGAGATCGCAAAGGAGGTCGAGGAGAGGATCAGGAAACTGGGCCTCCGTTCCCTCTCCGGCCCCCTGATCCGCGAGATCGTGAATATGACATTCCTGGAGAAGGGGATGGTCCAGTACAGGAACGTCTGCACACGCGTCGGCACCCCGGTCTTCGACGCCCATCTCATTGACGTCGGCCGCGGTTTCGAGGCCCACGACAATGCCAACCTCCAGGAGAATGCCGAGACCTCGCACAAGAAGAAGGCCGACAAGATCTCCAAGGAGCAGTATCTCCTCCAGCTCCCGCCCGAACTCGCCGACCGCCACCTCGCGGGCGACCTCCATATCCATGACCTGGAATACTTTGGTACGCGCCCTTTCTGCCTCGACGGGAGCACGGTCGTTCCTTTCCGCGTCTCCGGCCGGCACCTGACGATGCGGCTGGACGAACTGCCTCTTGACGGCGACGCATATCTCCCGGCCGACCTCGCCGCCCTCACCCCGCAGGGCTACAGGTCGGTGCAGAAGGTCACCAGGCGCCTGGTCGGGGAGGGCGAGATGCTCCGCATCCGCACGGCCACCGGTAAGACCCTCCGCGTCACGCGGGAGCACAGGATCCCTGTTCTGGCAGACGGGACGATGCAGATCACAAAGGCCGGCGAGGTGCAGGAGGGCGACCTGCTCTATGGCCCTGACGAGACATTGTCACTCCGCGGCGAGTCCGTCGATACGGTCGACCTGATCAGGGAACTCTCCGCATCCGTACCCCCCGAATACCTGAAGACGGTCTCGGTGCGGGGTGCACGCCCTATCTTCGACCGCCTCTCAGAGGCCGAGGGGAGTTATACCGGGATATCCCGCGCCCTCGGCATCGAGCACCATAAGGAGTGGTTCACCCGCGGCACCATGCCCCTCACGGTCTTCAGGAAACTCTGCGACCACTACGGCGTCGTCGACTACAGCGACCTGCGGGTCGGCGTCGCCGGCAGCGAGCACGACCTCCCGGCCGTCCTGCCTGTCACCCCGGCCCTCTGCCGTCTCCTCGGTTTCTTTGTCTCCGAGGGGAACTACGACGTCGTGCCGGGCAGCACCTACAACCTTGCCATCACCGAGAACCATCAGTCTGAGGCGGTCTTCGCCGATGTCAGGGCGGTGCTCGGGGGCTATGCGACCCTTTCAGGCGGCACGCCCGACGTGACCGAAATCTATGGTGTCAGGGTCGAGCATGACCGGGCGATGCAGGTCTACTTCGGTGGGAAACTCGGATGGCTCCTCTTCAGGTACGTCTTTGCCATTCCTGAGGGTTCGGCGAAGAAGCGCCTGCCCTGGCTTGTCTGGCACCTGGACGACGCCCTTCTTACGGAGTTCCTCTCGGCACTCTTCACCGGCGACGGGTCCGCGTATTACAGGCCTGAGAAGTCGGACTGCATCGTCAATTACACCACAGTCTCGGCCTCCCTGCGGCAGGAACTCTCTCTTCTCCTCTCCTCCCTCGGGATGCACCCGCAGGTCGTCGAACTCTACGCCGAGGAGGACCGCACGACCCTCTACCGCCTCCAGCTCAACGGATCGGCAAATATCAGGACCTTCGCGAAGTGGGCCAGGTTCCTCGACGACAGGCAGGAGCACGTCGACCGCTTCTGTGCCGCAGTGAACCCGATCGCCCGCACGCCCCGCAACGAGGAGGTCGTTGCCATAGGTGAGGTCGCGCCCTCGGGCGAGTATGTCTATGACCTCTTCCTGGACGGCGACGGTTCGGAGGAGAGCCACACCTTCTATGCCTCTGACGGCCTGCTCGTGCACAACTGCCAGGACTGGGACCTCCGTTACTTCTTCTATTACGGCCTGATGCCTGACGGCAACGGCACGAAGGCTTCGGTCGCCGGCCCGGCAAAGCGTGCCGAAGTCGCCGTCCTTCACGCGGTCAAGGCACTCGGGAGCGCGCAGACGAACTTTGCGGGTGGCCAGGGCTACTACAACTTCCTCACCTTCCTCTCCCCGTATCTCGAGGGGATGGAGTACGGCGAGATGAAACAGTTGATGCAGATGTTCGTCTACGAGATGACCCAGATGATGGTCGCCCGCGGCGGACAGCTCGTCTTCTCCTCGGTGCAGCTCTCGCCGGGCGTCCCGACCCTCTGGCGGGACAAGCCCTGCGTGTACAAGGGCAAGGTCTGGGACGGCACCCAGGCGCCCCTCCGGACCTACGGCGAGTTCGAGCGCGAGGTCCGCCTCCTCTTCAAGGCTCTCATCGAGGTGATGCTGGAGGGCGACTACTGGGGCAAACCCTTCTCCTTCCCCAAGCCCGAGATCTCCATCGAGCCCGACTTCATGGAGGAGGACGAGGAGTTCAACAGGCAGCACCCCGACCTTCCCACGTACCGCGACCTCTACCTGCTCACCTTCGAACTCGCCTCCAAGTTCGGCACGCCCTACTATGACAACCAGCTCCCCCCATACAGGGGTGCCGGGAAGGGGATCTCGTGCTACCAGTGCTGCGCCTACCAGTTCTCCTCCACCATCGAGAAAGACGATTCTTTCGAGGACAAACTCTATTTCAGGGACGCAAAACATTTCTCGATGGGTTCCTGGCAGGTAGTCTCGGTCAACTGCCCGCGGGCGGCGTACCGTGCCGAAGGTGACGATGAGCGCCTCTTTGCCGAACTGAAGGCCCTCATGGACGTCGCCGCGGAGGTCTTCCAGATCAAGAGACGGTGGATGGAGACGATCCGGACGAACGGCCGGATGCCCTTTGCGATGCAGCGGCCGAAAGACCCGAACACCGGCGAGAGGGGTGCGGTGGCCGTCGACCTCGACAGTCTGGTCTACACGATCGGCGTCGTCGGCGTGAACGAGATGGTCCAGCACCACACAGGCCAGCAGATCCACGAGAGCAAGAAGGCATTCAAACTCGCCGTGCGTGCGATGACCGAGATGGAACTCCATGCCCGCGAGATCTCGGAGAAGACCGGGATGACCCTCGCCCTGGCGCGGACGCCCGCGGAGACGACGGGCCAGCGCTTCGCGGTCGCCGACATGCTCGACGACCACTTCCGCGAGGCGGCCCTTGCGGTGATGCAGGGCGACGTCGAGACCGCCGTCGCTGACTGCGGGAACACCCGCGATCTTCCTGTCTACTACACGAACGGCACCCATGTCGCGCCGGGTGCAGACGTCCCTCTCACGAAGAGGATGGAGATCGAGCACGTCTTCTTCCCGATCGTGGACGGCGGCAACATCTTCCACATCTGGCTCGGCGAGGCGCGGCCCGACCCCCGCGGCCTCTATGACATGGCGATGAACCTCTGCCGGAAGACCCAGATCGGCTACTTCGCCTTCACCCGCGACCTGACCGTTTCCCTGAAGCGCTTCAGGGAGTACAACGGCGAACCGCTGACAAAGGGGAAACTGGGGGTGTAA
- a CDS encoding type 1 glutamine amidotransferase, whose product MTDAVIIQHIGGEGPGPLLLSLLEEYGLDGAIVRMDEGAAVPRRADIMIVLGGPMNVYEEETHPYLADLDRAVREHVRAGGQYLGFCLGGQILAKALGAPVTRAPLPEFGVHTLSLTREGRQDSLFAGVPRSFPTLEWHRDTFAVPRGGTLLATSASCRNQAFRFRNAYGLQFHPEMTVGTFEKMADEYGADLQRAGFSAGAVVAYARGWEEEMDHLSREILGNFLDGVVSR is encoded by the coding sequence GTGACAGACGCAGTTATTATCCAGCACATCGGCGGCGAGGGCCCGGGCCCTCTCCTCCTTTCCCTCCTCGAAGAGTACGGTCTTGACGGAGCCATCGTCCGGATGGACGAAGGCGCCGCCGTCCCCCGCCGTGCAGATATCATGATCGTCCTCGGCGGGCCGATGAACGTCTACGAGGAGGAGACCCACCCCTATCTGGCCGACCTCGACCGTGCGGTCAGGGAGCACGTCCGTGCGGGCGGTCAGTATCTCGGTTTCTGTCTCGGCGGTCAGATCCTTGCCAAGGCTCTCGGCGCCCCGGTGACCCGTGCACCTCTCCCCGAGTTTGGGGTGCACACCCTCTCCCTCACGCGGGAGGGCCGGCAGGACTCTCTCTTTGCAGGCGTGCCGCGGTCCTTCCCCACCCTCGAGTGGCACCGCGACACCTTCGCTGTTCCCCGCGGCGGGACCCTCCTCGCCACTTCGGCGTCCTGCAGGAATCAGGCCTTCAGGTTCAGGAACGCCTACGGCCTCCAGTTCCACCCGGAGATGACTGTCGGAACCTTCGAAAAGATGGCCGACGAGTACGGCGCCGACCTCCAGAGGGCGGGTTTTTCTGCCGGTGCCGTCGTCGCCTATGCACGAGGATGGGAGGAGGAGATGGACCATCTCTCCCGAGAGATCCTCGGCAACTTCCTCGACGGCGTGGTATCGAGATAG
- a CDS encoding glutaredoxin family protein, with protein MADYPQFIVYTLECCPHCELLKDYLTARGHPFVEEDMSSAESLTELRVNGVFVNEAPVLRRGEDDFYTSSDLFEKGLLREDVVDRIAAGE; from the coding sequence ATGGCTGATTATCCGCAATTCATCGTATATACTCTCGAATGCTGTCCGCACTGCGAACTCCTGAAGGACTATCTCACGGCACGGGGCCACCCCTTCGTCGAGGAGGACATGTCCTCAGCCGAATCCCTCACCGAACTCCGGGTGAACGGCGTCTTCGTGAACGAGGCGCCTGTCCTGCGGCGCGGTGAAGACGATTTTTACACCTCTTCCGACCTCTTCGAGAAGGGCCTTCTGCGGGAAGACGTCGTCGACCGGATTGCCGCGGGTGAGTGA
- the cca gene encoding CCA tRNA nucleotidyltransferase, whose protein sequence is MRNKVEESVLARIRPMPGEEDEILGVAEEIIDAINRSGRAEAMLVGSVARGTWVRGDRDLDIFMLHDPALPREYLEKEGLTLARDVAKKFGESWREKYAEHPYINATIRGLDVDLVPCYKVASGAEIRSAVDRTPFHTRYIRERIRPFADDVLLLKQFAKAGGVYGSDQMTEGFAGYLCELLVLHYGGFTPLVTAAARWKPGLSIDIEHHAVREFSEPMIVVDPVDPKRNVAASVSITQMFSFVELCRGYLEMPSETFFFPPRREALDREGFDAERARRGTKLYAVSFATPPFIPDVVVPQLRRSLDGIRALLERSGFVVNRAEEAMGEERCILVFELFCDDMPGIVRHFGPPVWSRENAAKFAAKWREEERFAGPYIEDGRYVVEIARKYTRAADLLRSPEVLGVGLGKHVKKAMDNEWQVLEGTACWDEEFAAFLTAFLRKETALTGVLREIS, encoded by the coding sequence GTGAGGAATAAGGTCGAGGAGAGTGTGCTCGCCCGGATCAGGCCGATGCCGGGAGAGGAAGATGAGATCCTCGGCGTCGCTGAGGAGATCATCGATGCGATCAACAGGTCGGGAAGGGCCGAGGCGATGCTCGTCGGTTCGGTGGCGCGGGGCACCTGGGTGCGGGGCGATCGCGACCTCGACATCTTCATGCTCCATGACCCGGCACTGCCCCGCGAGTACCTGGAGAAGGAGGGGCTCACCCTTGCACGGGACGTCGCAAAAAAGTTCGGGGAGAGCTGGCGGGAGAAATATGCCGAGCACCCGTACATCAACGCCACGATCCGGGGTCTCGACGTCGATCTGGTTCCCTGCTACAAGGTGGCGAGCGGGGCCGAGATCAGGAGCGCGGTGGACAGGACACCCTTCCACACCCGGTATATCAGGGAGAGGATCAGGCCGTTTGCCGACGATGTCCTCCTGCTGAAACAGTTCGCGAAGGCCGGCGGGGTCTATGGCTCCGACCAGATGACGGAGGGTTTCGCGGGCTATCTCTGCGAACTCCTGGTCCTGCACTATGGCGGCTTCACGCCTCTCGTGACGGCGGCGGCGCGGTGGAAGCCGGGCCTGTCCATCGATATCGAGCACCACGCGGTGCGCGAGTTCTCCGAGCCGATGATCGTCGTCGACCCGGTGGACCCGAAGAGGAATGTGGCGGCTTCCGTCTCGATCACCCAGATGTTCTCCTTTGTGGAGCTCTGCCGGGGGTACCTGGAGATGCCGTCGGAGACTTTCTTCTTCCCGCCCCGCCGCGAGGCGCTCGACAGGGAAGGTTTTGACGCAGAGCGTGCACGGCGGGGGACGAAACTGTACGCGGTCTCGTTCGCGACGCCGCCCTTCATCCCGGACGTCGTCGTCCCGCAACTCCGCCGGAGTCTGGACGGCATCCGCGCCCTCCTCGAACGCTCGGGCTTTGTGGTGAACCGGGCCGAGGAGGCGATGGGGGAGGAGAGATGTATCCTCGTCTTCGAACTTTTCTGCGACGATATGCCGGGGATCGTGCGGCACTTCGGCCCGCCTGTCTGGAGCCGGGAGAATGCGGCGAAGTTCGCCGCGAAGTGGCGTGAAGAGGAGCGGTTCGCCGGGCCGTACATCGAGGACGGACGCTATGTCGTCGAGATCGCCCGGAAGTACACGCGGGCCGCCGACCTCCTCCGGTCGCCAGAGGTGCTCGGCGTCGGCCTGGGCAAGCACGTCAAGAAGGCGATGGACAACGAGTGGCAGGTGCTCGAAGGGACGGCGTGCTGGGACGAGGAGTTCGCCGCCTTCCTCACCGCGTTCCTCCGGAAGGAGACGGCCCTGACCGGGGTCCTCAGGGAGATCTCCTGA
- a CDS encoding MFS transporter has protein sequence MTSVITVPLHQKLLLGAVALGTIMDGLDGSIVNVALPTIAADFDTDIGTIAWVIITYLLMMAGFLLVFGKIADRGLMKMIFISGFIIFTLASAACGLSPALPILLASRIVQGIGAAMIAAVAPLLCVRYLPPRMLGIALGVLTAANSIGFAAGPAIGGILTHYLSWHWIFLINIPIGIIGILFASRVIPTDHPIEDKTPFDFAGVATLFGAVVSGIFVLEEVAALGITDPLILVCATLCVLFASLFIIRELKTPTPLINIRVFGTWQFTSVLTAFLLINVVYMGVLYLLPFYLTAEMEFSMATSGMYLLIPPAITALLGITFGRLSDRYGRRGFVVAACLVIIVFNCIFATYVPEAGVVPLLFALVLMGAAFGIAGGPASSKIIECAPEGEEGTGSSLMITTVYLGGVLGTALYATIFTFITASDGLVSFTDLDSATFLAGFHVTISIGLILSVLSLVLSAIVRDDDRHAL, from the coding sequence ATGACATCTGTAATCACCGTTCCCCTCCACCAGAAACTCCTCCTCGGGGCGGTCGCTCTCGGCACAATTATGGACGGACTCGACGGCTCGATCGTGAACGTCGCTCTCCCGACAATTGCTGCAGACTTCGACACAGACATCGGGACAATTGCCTGGGTTATCATCACCTATCTGCTCATGATGGCAGGTTTCCTCCTCGTCTTCGGGAAGATCGCAGACCGCGGCCTCATGAAAATGATCTTCATCAGCGGGTTCATCATATTCACCCTCGCATCGGCCGCCTGCGGTCTCTCCCCCGCCCTCCCCATCCTCCTTGCCTCACGGATCGTCCAGGGGATCGGTGCCGCCATGATCGCCGCCGTTGCGCCGCTCCTCTGTGTCAGATATCTTCCGCCGCGGATGCTTGGCATCGCTCTTGGCGTCCTCACTGCCGCGAATTCGATCGGTTTTGCCGCAGGCCCTGCCATCGGAGGAATTCTCACCCACTATCTCTCCTGGCACTGGATCTTCCTGATCAACATCCCGATAGGGATCATCGGCATCCTCTTCGCCTCCAGGGTCATCCCCACAGATCACCCGATAGAGGATAAAACGCCGTTCGACTTTGCCGGAGTTGCCACGCTCTTTGGCGCAGTGGTCTCCGGCATCTTCGTGCTTGAGGAAGTCGCGGCCCTCGGCATAACCGACCCGCTGATCCTCGTCTGCGCAACACTCTGCGTCCTGTTTGCATCGCTCTTCATTATCAGGGAACTGAAGACACCAACGCCCCTCATCAACATCCGCGTCTTCGGCACATGGCAGTTCACTTCCGTCCTGACCGCATTTCTGCTCATCAACGTCGTATATATGGGAGTGCTGTACCTCCTGCCCTTCTACCTCACCGCGGAAATGGAGTTTTCCATGGCAACGAGCGGCATGTACCTCTTAATTCCCCCGGCGATCACAGCCCTCCTCGGCATCACGTTCGGCAGATTGTCTGACAGGTACGGCCGCAGGGGTTTTGTTGTCGCCGCGTGCCTGGTGATCATCGTTTTCAACTGCATCTTCGCCACATATGTCCCTGAAGCAGGAGTTGTCCCTCTGCTTTTCGCCCTTGTACTGATGGGCGCAGCCTTCGGGATTGCCGGCGGGCCTGCATCGAGCAAGATTATTGAATGCGCCCCTGAAGGCGAGGAGGGGACCGGATCCTCGCTCATGATCACCACCGTCTACCTCGGCGGTGTACTCGGAACAGCCCTGTATGCAACGATCTTCACCTTCATAACGGCCTCCGACGGTCTGGTGTCATTCACCGACCTTGACTCCGCAACCTTCCTTGCCGGGTTCCACGTCACGATTTCTATCGGGCTTATCCTCTCGGTACTCTCGCTGGTACTCTCTGCGATCGTCAGAGATGATGACAGGCATGCCCTGTGA